Proteins encoded by one window of Candidatus Sumerlaea chitinivorans:
- a CDS encoding Uridine kinase, which yields MKRMLLGIAGGTGSGKTLVAKSIGEAVGKQVVILGLDSYYLDRSDLPFEERAKINYDHPDAFDIPLLLEHLHKLMRGEAIEMPVYNYAAHARAPETIHVEPAPIIIVEGILVLAIPALRDMMNVRIFVDTDADVRFIRRLSRDVKERGRSLQSVIDQYLNVVRLMHLEFVEPSKRYADIIVPEGGYNKVAIDFIVTKLKTLLDE from the coding sequence GTGAAGCGCATGCTGTTGGGAATTGCCGGTGGTACTGGCTCCGGCAAGACTCTTGTCGCCAAGTCGATCGGCGAAGCTGTCGGTAAGCAAGTCGTCATTCTCGGCTTAGACTCATACTACTTGGATCGCTCGGATTTGCCCTTCGAAGAACGAGCCAAGATTAATTATGATCATCCCGATGCATTCGACATCCCGCTGCTTCTCGAGCACCTACACAAGTTGATGCGGGGTGAGGCGATCGAGATGCCTGTGTACAACTATGCAGCCCATGCTCGAGCGCCCGAAACTATTCATGTTGAGCCAGCACCCATCATTATTGTGGAAGGGATCTTGGTGCTCGCAATCCCAGCTCTGCGTGATATGATGAATGTGCGAATCTTTGTGGATACGGATGCCGATGTGCGCTTTATCCGCCGCTTATCTCGGGACGTGAAAGAGCGTGGGCGTTCCCTGCAGTCGGTGATCGATCAATATCTCAATGTCGTGCGTTTGATGCACCTTGAATTTGTCGAGCCCTCCAAGCGTTATGCGGACATTATCGTGCCGGAGGGTGGCTACAACAAGGTGGCCATTGACTTTATTGTCACAAAGCTCAAAACGCTCCTCGATGAGTAG
- a CDS encoding ATPase component NikO of energizing module of nickel ECF transporter, which translates to MTDVYTLRDVSFVYPDGRCALDRVTLSIPEGTGLVLLGANGSGKSSLLHILAGLYFPAKGEVLFHGEVLSEERLQRDENFRRRFRTEVGILFQNTDAQLFCPTVREEIAFGPLQIFGAKQALQVTDELLAMFGLEAFADLPPSP; encoded by the coding sequence ATGACAGACGTTTACACTCTTCGTGATGTTAGTTTTGTTTATCCAGACGGCCGCTGTGCGCTGGATCGCGTTACTCTCTCGATTCCCGAAGGCACAGGGCTGGTACTTCTTGGGGCAAACGGAAGTGGCAAAAGCTCACTCCTTCACATTCTTGCCGGACTCTATTTCCCTGCGAAAGGTGAGGTCCTTTTTCATGGTGAGGTACTGAGTGAGGAGCGTCTACAACGCGACGAGAATTTTCGCCGGCGCTTCCGAACCGAGGTCGGCATCTTGTTTCAAAATACCGATGCCCAGCTTTTTTGTCCCACCGTCCGGGAAGAAATTGCCTTTGGACCACTCCAGATTTTCGGCGCAAAACAAGCACTTCAAGTTACTGATGAATTGCTCGCGATGTTTGGCTTGGAGGCCTTTGCGGACTTGCCCCCTTCGCCCTGA
- a CDS encoding Transmembrane component NikQ of energizing module of nickel ECF transporter: protein MEYLIGIYAVLLTCAYLLRIPLKELIQRNLVLVLVFVVPLSLPAIFVAIAGGTPLDSWGIFSVHGIQSFLIISTRALCAISLVQLLIATMGVPEILRGLLQLRVPASVVSLFSTMWSYLHVIGREAHSMASSLRARTISPTGIRRAYAILGVQGSVLLQNCVHAAEATHRAMLARGFNGSYGILPKSQPVGARDVVAIVGAIMLGFLGYL, encoded by the coding sequence TTGGAGTATCTCATCGGCATCTATGCCGTTTTATTGACATGCGCCTACCTGCTTAGAATCCCCCTCAAAGAACTGATTCAGCGAAATCTTGTTCTCGTTCTGGTATTTGTTGTTCCGCTCTCGCTTCCAGCCATATTCGTAGCGATCGCCGGCGGGACTCCGCTCGACTCATGGGGTATATTTTCTGTTCACGGCATTCAAAGCTTTCTCATCATTTCAACGCGAGCTCTTTGCGCGATTAGCCTTGTGCAGCTCCTGATTGCGACTATGGGTGTGCCAGAGATTCTTCGTGGACTCCTTCAGCTTCGTGTCCCCGCCTCGGTTGTTAGCCTCTTCTCAACTATGTGGAGCTACCTCCACGTGATTGGCAGAGAAGCCCACTCTATGGCGTCATCACTGCGTGCGCGCACAATCTCCCCAACTGGCATCCGACGCGCGTACGCGATCCTCGGGGTCCAAGGAAGTGTCCTCCTACAGAATTGTGTCCACGCAGCAGAGGCGACACATCGGGCCATGCTTGCTCGTGGTTTCAACGGTTCCTACGGCATTCTTCCAAAAAGCCAACCGGTTGGAGCGCGTGATGTAGTCGCAATTGTTGGCGCGATCATGCTTGGATTCTTAGGCTATCTGTAA
- a CDS encoding aminoglycoside N3-acetyltransferase has product MWHVEPFDPKTSKARVGVIPEVLRQRPDAHRSFHPTHSVAVIGPHAEDIIRNHLHATPLGADCPFDRMRKFDAKILMLGTFQDTNSSLHLCEVLAGLPYVRVAFTEGQDFEIAWFINEDGQVEYTQIFEVPGCSRGFRVVEEPLRQVGVLRDVRVGPSVSQLLRLNDLVNAMKELLHADPTMLLCTHNDCGICPKRRRFMAKQ; this is encoded by the coding sequence ATGTGGCATGTCGAACCGTTTGATCCCAAAACTTCCAAGGCGCGGGTTGGCGTAATTCCCGAGGTCTTGCGTCAACGGCCCGATGCTCATCGAAGCTTCCATCCGACCCACTCGGTCGCGGTTATCGGCCCGCACGCAGAGGACATTATTCGCAATCATCTTCATGCGACGCCGTTGGGCGCAGACTGCCCGTTCGATCGAATGCGGAAGTTCGATGCAAAAATTCTCATGTTGGGAACGTTTCAGGATACCAATAGCTCGCTTCATCTTTGTGAGGTTTTGGCCGGACTTCCCTATGTTCGTGTAGCCTTCACGGAAGGGCAAGATTTCGAAATTGCTTGGTTTATCAACGAGGATGGTCAAGTGGAATACACGCAGATTTTTGAGGTTCCAGGTTGCTCGCGGGGTTTTCGTGTCGTGGAGGAACCGCTTCGCCAAGTGGGAGTTCTTCGGGACGTTCGTGTGGGGCCTTCGGTGAGTCAGTTGCTTCGGCTGAACGACCTTGTAAATGCTATGAAAGAACTGCTCCACGCGGATCCCACCATGCTCCTGTGCACACATAACGATTGCGGGATTTGTCCAAAGCGTCGACGATTCATGGCCAAACAATGA
- a CDS encoding Thymidylate kinase — MSYEPHHAGKPRQPNRLSKETSPYLRQHQYNPVDWYPWGEEAFEKAKREDKPLLISIGYSSCHWCHVMERECFDNEAIAQLINETVVPVKVDREERPDVDAVYMNVCVALNGQGGWPLNVFVTPSLQPFFAGTYFPPEDRYGRPGFPTLLSRIASLWRENRDAILTQADTMTRELRRLLADAPAGPIQPDVFTKVVTHALREFDPRYGGFGSAPKFPPDQLLALLQIIYHDSRDAKVLGMIRATLDGMAHGGIYDHLAGGFARYSVDDEWHVPHFEKMLYNQALLVPVYLDMFLQTSEPPYARVARETLDWLLRSMRDPSGMFYSALDADSEGVEGKYYVWSRSEILQVLGRSDGELACEYFDVTPEGNWEDGKSVLRVLIPDEQFAEVHNMELQAWKDKLASIRERLFAAREQKIPPALDSKCLTSWNGLTISALAKGGAVLGESRFVQAAREAAEFILERLWEPPHRLLRVYCDGVAKIPGMLDDYTYLAAGLLDLYEVSGEARYFNAAYKLMAAAKDRFWAGDGYYFSEATDAQLPFRLKEFHDGALPSPNSVAVMNLLRLAELTGEMPLREMAEAVLDTVGARASQAPTAYASMLKAYRFLCGANVSVVVTGGTGSPESEAMLWTISRVFHPSRVVAFNDGASDVPALARDYRPSAGEAHAYVCVDRACQPPAASPRELEQLLRSIS, encoded by the coding sequence ATGAGCTACGAGCCCCATCACGCTGGCAAGCCCCGCCAGCCGAATCGTCTTTCGAAGGAGACGTCGCCCTACTTGCGTCAGCATCAATATAATCCAGTGGATTGGTATCCATGGGGCGAGGAGGCCTTCGAGAAAGCGAAGCGCGAGGATAAGCCGCTCCTCATTTCAATCGGCTATAGCTCCTGTCACTGGTGTCACGTGATGGAGCGTGAGTGCTTCGACAATGAGGCGATTGCTCAGCTCATCAACGAGACGGTCGTTCCGGTGAAGGTGGATCGTGAAGAACGCCCAGACGTAGATGCAGTTTACATGAACGTTTGTGTTGCGCTCAACGGCCAGGGAGGCTGGCCGCTAAACGTTTTCGTCACGCCGTCACTTCAACCCTTTTTTGCAGGGACCTATTTCCCGCCTGAAGATCGCTACGGGCGCCCGGGCTTTCCCACGTTACTCAGCCGCATTGCATCTCTATGGCGGGAGAATCGCGATGCCATCCTTACTCAAGCGGATACGATGACCCGCGAACTCCGGCGCTTATTGGCGGATGCGCCAGCGGGCCCCATCCAACCTGATGTGTTTACCAAGGTGGTCACACATGCACTGCGAGAGTTTGATCCTCGCTACGGTGGTTTTGGATCTGCTCCAAAATTCCCGCCGGACCAACTCCTCGCGCTTTTGCAGATCATCTATCATGATTCGCGCGACGCCAAAGTGCTCGGGATGATACGAGCCACATTAGACGGTATGGCCCATGGGGGAATTTATGACCATCTCGCGGGAGGTTTTGCTCGTTATAGCGTTGATGACGAATGGCACGTTCCACATTTTGAGAAGATGCTCTATAATCAGGCCTTACTTGTGCCGGTCTATCTCGACATGTTTTTACAGACGAGTGAGCCGCCATACGCCCGCGTTGCGCGGGAGACTCTGGATTGGTTGCTCCGCTCGATGCGCGATCCATCGGGAATGTTTTATTCCGCGCTCGATGCGGACAGCGAAGGAGTCGAGGGGAAATATTACGTCTGGTCTCGTTCCGAAATCCTGCAGGTGCTCGGCCGGTCAGATGGCGAGTTGGCTTGTGAGTACTTTGACGTTACGCCTGAGGGCAATTGGGAGGACGGCAAGAGTGTTTTGCGGGTCCTAATCCCAGACGAGCAATTTGCGGAAGTCCACAACATGGAACTGCAAGCTTGGAAAGATAAGCTTGCTTCGATTCGAGAACGGTTGTTTGCAGCACGCGAACAAAAGATCCCGCCTGCACTTGATAGCAAATGCCTGACGTCGTGGAATGGTCTTACCATAAGCGCGTTGGCCAAGGGGGGCGCTGTGCTTGGCGAGTCCCGATTCGTGCAGGCGGCCCGTGAAGCTGCGGAATTTATTCTCGAGCGACTGTGGGAACCACCGCACCGACTCTTGCGCGTGTACTGCGATGGCGTAGCCAAGATACCGGGCATGCTCGATGACTATACCTACCTTGCTGCAGGGCTACTGGATCTATACGAAGTTTCCGGTGAGGCCCGCTACTTCAACGCAGCATACAAATTGATGGCTGCGGCTAAGGACCGATTTTGGGCCGGTGACGGGTACTATTTTTCAGAAGCAACAGACGCGCAGCTCCCGTTTCGGCTCAAGGAGTTTCATGACGGGGCACTCCCTTCACCCAACTCCGTGGCCGTTATGAACCTACTCCGGTTGGCAGAACTTACTGGCGAAATGCCGCTACGGGAAATGGCCGAGGCGGTGCTTGATACGGTTGGCGCTCGAGCCAGCCAAGCTCCTACGGCTTATGCAAGCATGCTCAAAGCGTACCGTTTTTTGTGTGGCGCAAACGTTTCGGTCGTTGTGACGGGAGGCACGGGAAGCCCCGAGAGCGAAGCGATGCTTTGGACGATCTCCCGCGTATTCCATCCGTCACGTGTTGTGGCTTTCAATGACGGAGCGAGCGATGTTCCAGCTCTTGCTCGAGACTATCGCCCATCTGCTGGCGAAGCACATGCGTATGTCTGCGTGGATCGTGCGTGTCAGCCCCCAGCAGCATCGCCCCGCGAGTTAGAGCAGCTCCTCCGGTCAATTTCATGA
- a CDS encoding GTPase and tRNA-U34 5-formylation enzyme TrmE, protein MNKLLNLDDTIVAPATGSPPAAIAIVRLSGKKSFEILEKIFRPRSNRPVAELPSHRMVLGMVHRLSGEPIDEVLGVLMRAPRSFTGEDVAELHTHGSAAVVRAVVEACVEAGARVAEPGEFTRRAFLNGRMDLVQAEALADLIHAQTQQARRLALRQLQGGLSSKVMKLREWLLDVAAELEAWIDFPEEEIPIPTIARHLEIFADVTRELQRLTQGLRAGLLLSEGARVVIAGRPNAGKSSLFNMLVGRERAIVTPHPGTTRDTIESTVELGGIAVTLVDTAGLRHTADEIEGIGIERARQEIRLADLVLLVVDASHPTNIRGDLELVEHDYETKIVVVLNKTDLASEEQIGELTAQLQGLTYPCVQVSCNTREGLEALVHTIQLQLMGSISPEEVYLTRERHAECLRAAEAALQRATHALKQSLSPEFVMVDVNEALAQLGELLGVGTSEEILDRIFSRFCLGK, encoded by the coding sequence ATGAACAAACTGCTTAATCTCGACGATACAATCGTTGCTCCGGCGACTGGCTCACCGCCTGCGGCAATTGCAATTGTTCGCCTCAGTGGGAAGAAGAGCTTCGAGATTCTAGAGAAAATTTTTCGTCCCCGTTCGAATCGCCCGGTCGCTGAACTGCCATCCCATAGGATGGTACTTGGGATGGTCCACCGTTTGTCCGGAGAACCGATCGACGAAGTCCTTGGAGTCCTTATGCGAGCCCCCCGAAGTTTTACGGGCGAAGACGTTGCAGAACTCCATACTCATGGAAGTGCAGCTGTGGTGCGCGCGGTGGTCGAGGCCTGTGTCGAAGCAGGGGCACGCGTTGCAGAACCCGGCGAATTTACGCGACGGGCTTTTCTCAATGGCAGAATGGATCTCGTCCAAGCAGAAGCCCTTGCTGACCTCATCCACGCGCAAACTCAACAAGCCCGAAGGCTCGCACTCCGCCAGCTTCAGGGTGGGCTCTCCAGCAAAGTTATGAAGCTACGTGAATGGTTGCTGGACGTTGCTGCGGAGCTGGAAGCGTGGATTGATTTCCCAGAGGAAGAAATCCCAATTCCGACGATCGCGAGACACTTAGAGATTTTTGCGGACGTCACCCGCGAACTCCAACGTCTGACGCAAGGCCTACGCGCAGGATTGTTGCTGAGTGAGGGAGCAAGGGTTGTAATCGCTGGCCGCCCCAATGCGGGAAAATCCAGCCTCTTCAATATGCTGGTTGGTCGAGAGCGAGCCATAGTCACCCCGCATCCGGGGACCACGCGCGACACCATCGAGTCAACGGTCGAGCTTGGAGGCATTGCTGTGACTCTTGTCGACACAGCTGGCCTTAGACATACAGCGGATGAAATTGAGGGAATAGGCATTGAGCGTGCGCGACAAGAAATCCGGCTGGCGGATCTTGTCCTTCTTGTCGTGGACGCTTCACACCCCACGAATATCCGAGGCGATCTCGAGCTGGTCGAGCACGACTACGAAACCAAGATTGTCGTGGTGCTAAACAAAACTGATTTGGCCTCCGAAGAACAAATCGGTGAACTGACCGCCCAGCTCCAAGGTCTAACGTATCCGTGCGTGCAAGTGTCCTGCAATACGCGGGAGGGACTGGAGGCCTTAGTTCACACAATCCAGCTCCAACTGATGGGTTCAATTTCGCCGGAAGAGGTTTACCTGACGCGCGAACGTCACGCAGAATGTCTGCGCGCTGCTGAGGCTGCGTTGCAGCGCGCTACCCATGCCCTCAAGCAATCACTCTCCCCCGAGTTTGTCATGGTGGACGTAAACGAAGCGCTTGCTCAGCTTGGGGAATTGCTGGGCGTGGGAACGTCAGAAGAGATTCTCGATCGCATTTTCTCGCGTTTTTGTCTTGGGAAATAA
- a CDS encoding Diaminohydroxyphosphoribosylaminopyrimidine deaminase codes for MNKHNEQFTFTKEDRAYMERALELAARGRGATSPNPMVGALIVKRGRVIAEGWHRQAGAPHAEIEAIRSAQEPLEGATLYVTLEPCCHFGKTPPCTQEIIKHKFERVVVAARDPNPLVSGKGIEELRAAQIRVEVGLCELEARRQNEFFFTYHEKKRPFIISKWAMTLDGKIATETGHSRWITNEMSRAYAHELRAQVDAVMVGVGTVLMDNPLLTVRLEGYSGRQPLRIIVDGNLRIPSRAKCLTKASPGSVIICTSSASSRDKRHELEKAGHRVLVFPGRGLLDFHEVMAEFHKLGIQSILCEGGSSLTGALFEAQLVDKVVAFVAPKIVGGKNAKIPIAGWGVLHMDRALSLSDVSIRSFGSDVCIEGYIAPQEWSKTGTENHGDSSAELTPVTALKDLAPNSQNSTGGSNA; via the coding sequence GTGAATAAGCACAACGAACAATTCACTTTTACGAAGGAAGATCGCGCTTACATGGAGCGAGCTCTTGAGCTCGCGGCGCGGGGGCGAGGTGCGACCTCCCCGAATCCGATGGTGGGTGCGCTCATTGTGAAGCGCGGGAGAGTCATTGCAGAGGGGTGGCATCGCCAAGCAGGTGCTCCCCACGCCGAGATCGAAGCCATTCGGTCTGCGCAGGAGCCGCTCGAAGGGGCGACGCTTTACGTTACTTTGGAGCCATGCTGCCATTTTGGAAAAACCCCTCCCTGCACACAGGAGATTATTAAACACAAATTCGAGCGTGTGGTGGTAGCAGCTCGCGATCCAAACCCGCTTGTCTCCGGAAAAGGGATTGAGGAACTGCGAGCAGCTCAAATTCGAGTCGAGGTGGGGCTCTGCGAGCTTGAAGCGCGGCGCCAGAATGAATTCTTTTTCACCTATCACGAGAAAAAACGCCCATTTATCATTTCGAAATGGGCCATGACGCTGGACGGCAAAATTGCAACGGAGACAGGCCACTCGCGCTGGATCACCAACGAGATGAGCCGAGCGTACGCCCATGAACTGCGCGCTCAGGTGGACGCGGTAATGGTTGGCGTCGGCACAGTACTTATGGATAATCCGCTCCTGACCGTGCGTCTTGAGGGCTATTCGGGTCGCCAGCCGTTGCGAATCATCGTCGATGGAAACCTACGCATTCCTTCTCGGGCCAAGTGTCTTACGAAGGCGAGTCCGGGGTCGGTCATTATTTGCACCAGCTCGGCCTCATCTCGCGATAAACGCCATGAGCTCGAGAAAGCCGGTCACCGCGTCTTGGTATTTCCCGGGCGAGGATTACTCGATTTTCACGAAGTGATGGCCGAGTTCCATAAATTGGGGATCCAGTCAATCCTCTGCGAAGGCGGCAGCAGTTTGACGGGCGCCCTTTTCGAAGCTCAGTTAGTAGACAAAGTCGTTGCGTTTGTCGCGCCGAAAATTGTGGGAGGCAAGAACGCAAAGATTCCGATCGCTGGGTGGGGGGTGCTCCACATGGATCGCGCGCTCTCGTTGAGCGATGTGTCGATTCGCTCGTTTGGATCGGATGTCTGCATCGAGGGATACATTGCGCCTCAGGAATGGAGCAAGACGGGCACTGAAAATCATGGCGACAGCTCGGCGGAGCTGACTCCCGTCACCGCGCTCAAGGACCTTGCCCCAAACTCTCAAAACTCTACAGGAGGCAGCAACGCGTGA